The Rhodocytophaga rosea genome has a segment encoding these proteins:
- the bioD gene encoding dethiobiotin synthase: protein MSKSYFITAIHTDSGKTLVSSIFTQALHADYWKPIQAGYPRDTDTVMKFVHNNKSRFHKEAYLLQAPMSPHAAARLEHIEIHLDNILMPRTENTLIVEGAGGILAPISDTQFVIDIAAKFKLEVILVCNIYLGSINHSLLTINELKRRKIKVKGIVFNGPENTETEDIILKHSGYPYLLRVKQEKKITQEVVNRYAIELMSTWSEK from the coding sequence ATGAGCAAGTCTTATTTTATTACAGCCATTCATACAGATAGCGGCAAAACGCTGGTAAGTTCTATTTTCACCCAGGCACTCCATGCCGATTACTGGAAACCTATACAAGCCGGTTATCCAAGAGATACGGATACCGTGATGAAATTTGTTCATAATAACAAATCCAGGTTCCACAAAGAAGCTTATTTACTGCAAGCTCCTATGTCGCCGCATGCCGCAGCCAGGCTGGAGCATATAGAAATCCATCTGGACAATATACTAATGCCCAGAACAGAAAATACCCTGATTGTAGAAGGCGCCGGAGGAATACTCGCACCCATCAGCGATACACAGTTTGTGATTGACATTGCGGCGAAGTTTAAGCTGGAAGTAATTCTGGTGTGTAATATTTACTTAGGCAGCATTAACCATTCGCTGCTTACGATTAACGAGCTGAAACGAAGAAAAATAAAAGTAAAAGGCATTGTATTCAATGGACCGGAAAATACCGAAACCGAAGATATTATTCTCAAACATTCCGGCTATCCTTATTTGCTTCGGGTGAAGCAGGAGAAAAAAATTACGCAGGAAGTAGTAAATCGCTATGCCATTGAATTGATGTCGACCTGGAGTGAGAAGTAA
- a CDS encoding diacylglycerol kinase family protein, whose translation MRLLKSAGNSLIKTIKSFRFAFHGLYLVLRFENNTRFHLFASLAVIGAGFMVEFSVVEWAIILTQIGLVWTAEVFNTAIEKIVDLVSPEFNPKAGAIKDIAAAAVLVTSIMAAIIGLLVFGNKIWQLMKHSFLTSILIIALGACSQSKVNEQHVNDSINSRSDSAVTRDNSISSDFKKKQLIETVLNIPDVIRFAKFENLKNKYGSIFIYIDQLPSEDIHFPIIQAGYSLQVLNTNPTPDKPCYIFKIIDYTENAAKVLVTLDMTGLMASGQLIYIDGRWIPDKNFIVGAG comes from the coding sequence TAAAACAATTAAAAGCTTCCGCTTTGCTTTTCATGGATTGTATCTGGTGCTCCGCTTTGAAAATAATACCAGATTTCATTTGTTTGCATCTCTGGCTGTAATAGGAGCTGGTTTTATGGTTGAATTCTCCGTTGTAGAATGGGCGATCATCCTTACGCAGATTGGCTTAGTCTGGACGGCTGAAGTGTTTAATACAGCCATTGAGAAAATAGTAGATCTGGTTTCTCCAGAATTTAATCCCAAAGCTGGTGCTATCAAAGACATTGCTGCTGCGGCTGTTCTAGTTACTTCTATTATGGCCGCTATTATTGGATTATTGGTTTTTGGGAATAAAATCTGGCAATTAATGAAACATTCTTTTTTAACAAGTATTCTCATCATTGCTTTGGGGGCATGTTCTCAGTCTAAGGTTAATGAGCAGCACGTTAATGATTCAATTAATTCCCGCAGTGATTCAGCAGTAACAAGGGACAATTCTATCTCTTCGGATTTTAAAAAGAAGCAGCTGATAGAAACTGTTTTGAATATACCGGATGTAATCAGATTTGCAAAGTTTGAAAATCTTAAAAATAAATATGGCAGCATCTTTATTTATATAGACCAGCTTCCATCTGAAGATATACATTTTCCTATTATTCAGGCAGGCTATTCACTTCAGGTTTTGAATACTAATCCTACTCCTGACAAACCTTGCTATATATTTAAAATAATTGATTATACAGAAAATGCTGCCAAGGTATTAGTAACCTTAGATATGACTGGGCTTATGGCATCCGGGCAGTTAATATATATAGATGGACGTTGGATACCGGATAAAAACTTTATTGTAGGCGCGGGATAA
- a CDS encoding NADH-quinone oxidoreductase subunit J family protein: MLQLLFYVFAGITIIGALGVLLARNILYAAFSLVACLLGIAALYVLAAADFLAITQIMIYVGGVLVLIIFGIMLTSKTSETYLVSQTYNRLAGLLTGGAMFVVFILAITQANFSAIGRIQTAQPTTGSSLSGIGIGLMTHALLPFEIAGILILAALMGAAYIAGRK, translated from the coding sequence CTGCTACAGCTTCTATTTTATGTATTTGCCGGAATTACCATTATTGGTGCGCTGGGCGTTTTACTGGCACGGAATATTTTGTATGCCGCTTTTTCACTGGTAGCTTGCCTGCTGGGGATTGCGGCTTTATATGTACTGGCAGCAGCTGATTTTCTGGCTATTACCCAGATTATGATTTATGTAGGTGGTGTACTGGTGCTAATTATTTTTGGCATTATGCTTACCAGCAAAACGTCTGAAACCTATTTAGTTTCACAAACTTATAACCGGCTGGCAGGTTTACTGACCGGTGGAGCGATGTTTGTCGTATTTATATTGGCTATTACCCAGGCGAATTTTTCAGCTATTGGGCGGATACAAACTGCACAGCCTACAACCGGATCATCCCTGTCTGGCATTGGTATTGGCTTAATGACACATGCTTTACTGCCTTTCGAAATTGCCGGTATATTAATTCTGGCGGCATTAATGGGAGCTGCTTATATTGCCGGGAGGAAGTGA